In Methanooceanicella nereidis, the following are encoded in one genomic region:
- a CDS encoding type II/IV secretion system ATPase subunit, which produces MSTVSREDLLKVDDSNVPRKKLKLGNRNVPPDTVVNDRAGVNYAGANDSRNVSIPEEDNAYAPSGFKVIKSYSIDDNCSAQILWDVTSSRYRYLLIEPSLTAVESKTYSDIVTELHKKPRSELYLMKKLGGRQRIRQKFDRLCREKLVDKQLKEKMLYHIEKDFWGYKKIDALLKDRNVEDISCNGYSRPVYVYIPEFESIPTNIVFESEEELDDFAMYLVQRGGKSISAANPIQDVALPDGSRLNGTIYREVSSNGTTFSIRVASRARGAAELLRRRTFSPESMAFLWLAMENKCSMAFIGGTASGKTAAMNAVCSFITDKNKIVTIEDTREVRLSSQNWTPLVVRETGDSPITEFDLLVAAFRQRPEYVIVGEVRTPEGSRAAIHGINSGHTVMLTFHADSSANFFNRITNEPFNISPYIASSLSLCISLAMVTVPSGGLDVKVRRCKSISEVVGVKEDGTVDMSMIFEWNPATDAMTMKTGRSRVLGKIKEERGWDDERLIKEISARTFILRWMSENNIINEERVRKVVEYFHRDGEGMLGFIKEHPGIIGTEDIVPERAACEVEGA; this is translated from the coding sequence ATGAGCACTGTATCCAGAGAGGACTTATTAAAGGTCGACGATAGTAACGTTCCAAGAAAAAAGCTAAAGCTCGGAAACCGTAACGTACCGCCGGACACCGTAGTGAACGACAGGGCCGGTGTGAATTATGCGGGCGCTAATGACAGCCGGAACGTATCGATCCCGGAGGAAGACAATGCATATGCGCCATCGGGGTTCAAGGTCATAAAGAGCTATAGTATCGATGATAATTGCAGTGCCCAAATATTGTGGGACGTCACGTCAAGCAGATACAGGTATCTCCTCATAGAGCCGTCTTTGACAGCCGTCGAGTCAAAGACCTATTCAGATATTGTTACTGAGCTTCACAAGAAACCCCGGTCAGAGCTATACCTTATGAAAAAGCTTGGAGGGCGTCAAAGAATAAGACAAAAGTTCGACAGGCTTTGTAGAGAGAAACTTGTGGATAAACAGCTTAAGGAAAAGATGCTTTACCACATAGAGAAGGATTTCTGGGGCTATAAAAAGATCGACGCGCTCCTTAAGGACAGGAACGTGGAAGATATAAGCTGCAACGGCTATTCGAGGCCAGTGTATGTGTATATCCCCGAGTTTGAATCGATACCCACTAACATTGTTTTTGAAAGCGAAGAGGAACTTGACGACTTTGCGATGTACCTCGTCCAGAGAGGCGGGAAATCTATCAGCGCAGCAAATCCGATACAGGACGTGGCGCTGCCGGACGGGTCAAGGCTGAACGGGACGATATACAGGGAAGTAAGCTCGAACGGCACAACTTTCTCGATCAGGGTAGCAAGCCGCGCCAGGGGTGCTGCAGAATTGTTACGCCGCCGAACTTTCTCTCCGGAGTCAATGGCTTTTCTCTGGCTGGCAATGGAGAATAAGTGCAGCATGGCGTTCATCGGAGGGACCGCCTCTGGAAAAACGGCCGCTATGAACGCTGTGTGCAGTTTTATCACAGATAAGAATAAGATCGTGACCATAGAGGATACGAGGGAGGTCAGGCTGTCCAGCCAGAACTGGACGCCGCTGGTCGTGAGGGAAACAGGTGATTCTCCTATCACAGAGTTCGACCTGCTAGTCGCGGCGTTCAGGCAGCGCCCGGAATATGTCATAGTCGGTGAGGTCAGGACGCCGGAAGGCTCAAGAGCCGCCATCCACGGTATAAATTCGGGCCATACGGTCATGCTGACGTTCCATGCTGATTCATCCGCTAATTTTTTCAACAGGATCACGAACGAGCCTTTCAATATTTCTCCGTATATCGCTTCGAGCCTGTCGCTATGCATAAGCCTGGCCATGGTCACGGTCCCCTCAGGAGGCCTTGATGTAAAGGTCCGCCGGTGTAAGTCCATATCCGAGGTCGTCGGGGTAAAAGAGGATGGCACGGTAGATATGAGCATGATCTTCGAATGGAACCCGGCCACAGACGCAATGACGATGAAGACCGGCAGATCCCGGGTACTGGGTAAAATCAAGGAGGAAAGAGGCTGGGATGACGAGCGCCTTATCAAGGAGATAAGCGCCAGGACGTTCATCCTCAGATGGATGAGCGAGAACAATATCATAAATGAGGAAAGGGTCAGAAAGGTCGTGGAGTATTTCCATCGGGATGGCGAAGGTATGCTGGGATTCATAAAGGAGCATCCTGGCATTATCGGGACAGAGGACATCGTACCGGAGCGTGCTGCCTGTGAGGTTGAAGGAGCTTAA
- a CDS encoding type II secretion system F family protein, which yields MRLKELKIKYPEIPVIRRLSKSLISSGRMDGFMSCYEKCRIDMTCPEYVYRTLLLSIGVPIAVIISAIAVALPGMIPGPLTAIYSIPAGIFGGAITFYARVYSIRSLKNYRGALMDAKAVHSVGFMLTMAESNVPLKRMFQNLSNLGTVYGEDIALESTYIISLAEEDGMDIISAVSKAQSVSPSVIWQEILIGISGVYSSGGELKEYLKGKYQTLSERKRTDVRKYNDTVQGLSSVYLSVIGIAAIFIALINLVFNMASLFSNDSLVWLDALIIVPIGSFVIMRILKVTNPEA from the coding sequence GTGAGGTTGAAGGAGCTTAAAATAAAATATCCAGAGATCCCGGTCATACGAAGGCTGTCAAAAAGCCTGATTTCTTCGGGCAGGATGGACGGGTTCATGTCGTGTTACGAGAAATGCAGGATCGATATGACTTGCCCGGAATATGTTTACAGGACATTACTGCTCTCCATTGGAGTCCCCATAGCGGTAATAATATCGGCCATAGCCGTCGCATTACCGGGAATGATCCCCGGGCCTTTGACGGCAATATATTCGATACCCGCAGGTATATTCGGCGGCGCCATAACATTTTATGCCAGGGTCTACTCGATCCGGTCGCTTAAAAATTACAGAGGTGCGCTAATGGACGCGAAAGCCGTTCATTCGGTGGGTTTTATGCTGACGATGGCCGAGTCGAACGTGCCTCTTAAGAGAATGTTCCAGAACCTATCGAACCTCGGGACCGTCTATGGAGAGGACATAGCCCTGGAATCGACGTATATCATATCGCTTGCGGAAGAGGACGGGATGGACATAATATCGGCTGTCAGCAAAGCGCAATCAGTATCGCCGTCTGTGATATGGCAGGAGATACTGATCGGGATATCAGGCGTATACAGCAGCGGAGGGGAGCTAAAGGAATACCTTAAGGGTAAATACCAAACCCTTAGCGAGAGGAAAAGAACCGACGTCAGGAAATATAACGACACTGTCCAGGGATTATCGTCCGTTTACCTTTCAGTCATCGGAATTGCAGCGATCTTTATTGCACTGATAAATCTTGTCTTTAACATGGCGAGCCTCTTTTCGAACGACTCGCTGGTATGGCTTGATGCCCTGATCATAGTGCCCATCGGCAGCTTCGTTATCATGCGCATATTAAAAGTGACCAACCCGGAGGCTTAA